Sequence from the Methanobacterium alkalithermotolerans genome:
TTTGGTCATGTAACTCCTCGGGATTTAGATTTTTTTCTTCAATTAGGGTGGCCATATCCCTTAAAAAACTTTCCTGTTCCGGTGATAATGTCACAGACGGTATTTTTTTCTGTACTTGGAACTTTACAAAACCGGGGGCATACTTATCCAGCCAATTTTTAACCTGACTTACTCTTTCTGCTAACTGATCTTTTTGAGAGTCAGATAAATCTTCAAAAGATAGAATTGCCATCTTATCACTTAACTGGGAATTCCTCTTTAGTATCTGGTATATATTTTCCAGGTCATCCCCTGCTATCTGGTAGGCCACGGTGAGGAATCGGTAAGAAGGCCTAAATGGTATTTGGCTATGTTTTTGAATTTGGGATACCTGGTATATTTTTTTAAGCTTTTTTTCTTCCTTTTCTGATGCAGCCTGTTCTTCTTTAAAGTAAATCTGTTCTACCCTATCAAACTGCTCAATGAAATCCAGAAACGGCATTTCAGGATTGAAATCTTTATGTTTCATGGGTTTGCTTCGGAATAGGAAGTAATAAAGACTCTCAGCCGGCCCGATTTCCAGCCACTCTCCAGGGGTGAAAAATACTCCCTGAGATTTACTCATGGCATCTCCTTTAAGGGTTATCCACTCATAGGGAACTGGATAGGGTGCTTTATAATCAAAAATTTCCCTAGAAATGATGCTACTCACATCATAGGATCCTCCACTCGCTGCGTGGTCTTTACCAAATGGTTCACAGGTTATATTAAAAATTTTCCAGCGAGCAGCCCATTCTACCCTCCAGGTTAATTTTCCATCCCCTGATTTTATATCCATGGTTCCATCAAATCCACAAGTACATCTATAAGAAACCTCATCTTCCTGATAACTGTAGGCATAAGTGGTATTTACCCGTCCGCAATCTTTACATATGGGGTTATATGGTAACCAATCTTCT
This genomic interval carries:
- the lysS gene encoding lysine--tRNA ligase, coding for MKHWIERIADELKDWDVDNHVVASGTSISGSIHIGNSCDVFIANAVSKALINKESSSRTIWIADDHDPLRKVPYPLPESYEKYLGLPYSQIPCPEGCCESFVEHFQKPFLDTLDDFGIELEAYSGAKMYKDGLYNDYIRKSLEKAPEIRKIFNKYRENPLKEDWLPYNPICKDCGRVNTTYAYSYQEDEVSYRCTCGFDGTMDIKSGDGKLTWRVEWAARWKIFNITCEPFGKDHAASGGSYDVSSIISREIFDYKAPYPVPYEWITLKGDAMSKSQGVFFTPGEWLEIGPAESLYYFLFRSKPMKHKDFNPEMPFLDFIEQFDRVEQIYFKEEQAASEKEEKKLKKIYQVSQIQKHSQIPFRPSYRFLTVAYQIAGDDLENIYQILKRNSQLSDKMAILSFEDLSDSQKDQLAERVSQVKNWLDKYAPGFVKFQVQKKIPSVTLSPEQESFLRDMATLIEEKNLNPEELHDQMYALLREHDLKPQKAFQALYKVIIGKKMGPRAASFILSLDKDFVIKRLRMQE